One genomic segment of Strix aluco isolate bStrAlu1 chromosome 7, bStrAlu1.hap1, whole genome shotgun sequence includes these proteins:
- the RTKN2 gene encoding rhotekin-2: MWRRFVPGAGGEEPECDIQEKMNFEIRMREGICKLLAVSTQKDQLLRAVKNLMVCNARIRAYRTELQNQKEEPTSCRTEKRSSENGTKDRVACKAKVAISDIRIPLMWKGSDHFSNKEKSQRYAVFCLFRMGAEVFDTEVAIVDKAITDICFENVTIFDEARPDFQVKVEVYSCCTEESLYVTNTPKKLAKKLKTSLSKATGKKLKAALEEDSTESLLPADPVIHGAKYSLLAYTTLGLESAEPSFRTHNLTITGNEESSFWLPLYGNMCCRLVAQPSCMTRDMMAGFLNQQQMIGSLTSWRRLYCVLRGGKLFCYYSPEEIEAKLEPTLTVSIHKETRIRAVDKDSKRRTNNFSVINPVSGEAVTHLFAADSRDELHKWMEAFWQHFYDLSQWKHCCEEFMKIEIMSPRKPPLFLTKEATSVYHDMSIDSPVKHEGLADIIQRKIEESDGEFLLGQQKDSASSLWASLFDGSHEMVVQKNMHLSPKRDTTSPNESRGKKRRAPPPPSDKPPYSAKAQVNTEQLGKENWEKSDRTSASSFSFDSKLPTKMQQLTPIAAPRKIGPCRKSSLAGHGNLISLVNKTESETKPVPTPRQKCITEMLDPRSWLQP, encoded by the exons GAATGTGACATCCAAGAGAAGATGAACTTTGAAATCCGCATGAGAGAAGGCATCTGTAAACTACTTGCAGTGAGCACACAGAAAGACCAACTCTTGCGAGCGGTTAAAAACCTGATGGTTTGCAATGCTCGTATACGTGCATACCGGACAGAGCTACAGAACCAAAAAGAAGAGCCGACCTCGTGCAGAACTGAGAAACG GTCTTCAGAAAATGGGACAAAAGACCGGGTGGCATGCAAAGCAAAGGTTGCTATATCAG ATATTCGAATACCATTAATGTGGAAAGGCTCTGATCACTTCAGCAATAAAGAAA AATCACAGCGCTatgcagttttttgtttgttcagaaTGGGAGCTGAGGTTTTTGATACAGAGGTGGCTATTGTGGATAAAGCAATAACAGatatctgttttgaaaatgtaaccATATT TGATGAAGCAAGACCAGATTTCCAGGTGAAGGTTGAAGTGTATAGTTGCTGTACAGAGGAGTCTTTATATGTAACAAACACTCCTAAGAAACTAGCAAAGAAGCTTAAAACATCCCTCAGCAAAGCTACAGGGAAGAAACTCAAAGCTGCACTGGAAGAAGACAGCACTGAATCCCTTTTGCCCGCTGACCCAGTCATCCA TGGAGCAAAGTACAGTTTGCTAGCATATACCACTTTGGGACTGGAGAGTGCTGAGCCCAGTTTCAGGACCCACAACCTTACCATTACAGGAAATG AGGAATCCTCTTTTTGGCTGCCCCTGTATGGAAACATGTGTTGCCGTTTAGTTGCTCAGCCTTCCTGCATGACTAGGGATATGATGGCAGGATTTCTTAATCAGCAG CAAATGATAGGAAGCCTAACTAGCTGGAGGAGGCTGTATTGCGTACTAAGAGGTGGGAAGCTCTTTTGTTATTACTCACCAGAAGAAATTGAGGCAAAACTGGAGCCAACATTGACAGTTTCCATCCACAAG GAAACCAGAATTCGAGCAGTGGATAAGGACTCCAAGAGAAGAACTAATAACTTCTCTGTTATCAACCCTGTATCTGGAGAGGCTGTGACGCATCTTTTTGCTGCTGACAGTAGGGATGAACTTCATAAATGGATGGAGGCTTTCTGGCAGCACTTTTATGATCTGA gcCAGTGGAAACATTGCTGTGAAGAATTTATGAAAATTGAGATTATGTCACCACGGAAACCACCTTTGTTCTTGACAAAAGAAGCGACCTCCGTCTACCATGATATGA GCATTGATTCTCCAGTGAAACATGAGGGCCTAGCTGATATCATACAAAGAAAAATCGAAGAGAGTGATGGTGAGTTCCTTCTTGGCCAGCAAAAAGATTCTGCTTCTTCCCTATGGGCTTCACTCTTTGATGGATCTCATGAGATGGTTGTTCAGAAAAACATGCATCTGAGCCCGAAAAGAGATACTACAAGTCCTAAtgagagcagaggaaagaaaagaagagctcCGCCTCCACCCTCCGATAAGCCACCATACAGTGCAAAAGCACAGGTGAACACAGAGCAATTGGGCAAAGAAAACTGGGAGAAGTCTGACCGTACATCTGCTAGTAGTTTTTCCTTTGATTCAAAGTTACCTACAAAAATGCAGCAGCTGACACCCATTGCTGCTCCTCGCAAAATTGGTCCCTGTAGAAAAAGCAGTTTAGCTGGCCACGGGAATCTCATTTCATTGGTTAACAAGACCGAGTCTGAAACCAAACCGGTACCAACCCCTAGACAGAAGTGCATCACGGAAATGCTAGACCCTAGATCATGGTTGCAGCCATAG